The following are from one region of the Methanomassiliicoccus luminyensis B10 genome:
- a CDS encoding hydrogenase iron-sulfur subunit gives MTDATSPAKEGERGWEPRIVAFCCNWCSYAGADLAGASRRQMPANVRVIRVMCSSRVDGGLITECFRRGADGVMVLGCHIGDCHYASGNVREEVRVGETRELLELLGIGKERLLLRWISASEGDLFASTVDEFTSAVKAMGPLRRDRDGA, from the coding sequence ATGACCGACGCGACAAGCCCAGCCAAGGAGGGGGAGCGGGGCTGGGAGCCCCGGATCGTGGCGTTCTGCTGCAACTGGTGCTCCTACGCCGGGGCTGATCTGGCCGGAGCGTCGAGGCGGCAGATGCCGGCCAACGTCAGGGTCATCAGGGTCATGTGCTCCAGCCGGGTGGACGGAGGGCTGATCACGGAGTGCTTCCGCAGAGGAGCGGACGGCGTCATGGTGCTGGGCTGCCACATCGGGGACTGCCACTACGCCTCCGGGAACGTGAGGGAGGAGGTCCGCGTGGGCGAGACCAGGGAGCTGCTGGAGCTGCTGGGAATAGGGAAGGAGCGGCTGCTGCTGCGATGGATCTCCGCGTCGGAGGGGGACCTGTTCGCGTCCACCGTGGACGAGTTCACCTCGGCGGTCAAGGCCATGGGGCCACTGAGGAGGGATCGCGACGGAGCTTGA
- a CDS encoding anaerobic ribonucleoside-triphosphate reductase activating protein gives MRIIGFIKTSLLDWDGHVVSSVYLPGCNFRCPYCHNPDVVLRSETFDEVPFSEVEEYVRSNKDFLDGVVVTGGEPTLHKDLPDLLRRIKDLGVKVKLDTNGSNPGMLGDLIEAGLVDYVAMDLKGPLNEKYADVVGVDVKLDDIKRSIELLETSGVDHEYRTTVVPVLLTPGDIESMAAYIGGTKKYALQQFRPGHTLDPSMSMVKPYPQGTMLGIAETAKRYVRKVVLRGDV, from the coding sequence ATGAGGATCATCGGCTTCATCAAGACATCGCTGCTGGACTGGGACGGCCATGTGGTGTCGTCCGTCTACCTTCCCGGATGCAACTTCCGCTGCCCCTATTGCCACAACCCCGACGTGGTGCTGCGGTCCGAGACCTTCGACGAGGTGCCCTTCTCGGAGGTGGAGGAGTACGTCCGCTCCAACAAGGACTTCCTCGACGGAGTGGTGGTGACCGGCGGCGAGCCCACCCTCCACAAGGACCTCCCCGATCTTCTCCGCAGGATCAAGGACCTGGGCGTGAAGGTCAAGCTGGACACCAACGGTTCCAACCCGGGGATGCTGGGGGATCTCATCGAGGCCGGGCTGGTGGACTACGTGGCCATGGACCTCAAGGGGCCGCTGAACGAGAAGTACGCCGACGTCGTGGGAGTGGACGTCAAGCTCGACGACATCAAGCGCTCCATCGAACTGCTGGAGACCTCTGGGGTGGACCACGAGTACCGCACCACCGTGGTGCCGGTGCTGCTGACCCCGGGCGACATCGAGTCGATGGCCGCGTACATCGGGGGCACCAAGAAGTACGCCCTGCAGCAGTTCCGCCCGGGGCACACTCTGGACCCCAGCATGTCGATGGTGAAGCCGTACCCGCAGGGGACCATGCTCGGCATCGCCGAGACCGCCAAGAGGTACGTGCGCAAGGTGGTGCTCCGCGGGGACGTGTGA